The DNA sequence TCTTGAAAGTGGACACTCTTTTATACGATTGGCAGGCATCTCTTCCAACGTATCTGCAAAATGATGCCGTGGGCGGTATATGGGACGATCCGGTTGTGTGTCGACAGCGGAATATTCTCCGAGCACGCTACTTATATGTTCGTCTTCGACTATATCGGCCTCTGCTGGCCTTGGGGCTGGCACTGTCCACCAAATGCACTTGTCGACCTGAAGGTCGCCCGCACGCTACCAAAGAAGAGCCTAGCTCATCCACCTCACCTGTCGTTTTCAGCCTGGTACGCGATGCCTCAATCAAGAGCGTGGCGGTCGCCTTGGAACTGATCAGTCTTATACACACGCACGAAGACGGGCCGCTCGATGGCAGGCCAGACGACAGCCGCCGTGATCTCATCTCTCCCTGTTGGGAGAACATCGATTATACTTGGGTCTGCGGAACAGTCTTTCTTGCAGCTCGTTTAAGTAACTTTACCAGCTTCAATGACAACAATTCCGGTACAATTAATGAAGGGGAGGTAGAAACGTCTTTGACGCGAGCTATCGACATGTTGAACCATTACCACAGTATTAGACCAAATGGCAAGGTGGCGCGTATAGCACAGTTGTGCTGCAACACTTTAAAGGATCTCTCGGACGTCATTAGAAGGCCTGACATTGCTCACCCATCAACCGGCCCAGTTGCGGTCTTGGATGAAAATATTCGAAATCGGCTCCTGGAAAGGACGGAGAACGGTAGTCCTGCCCTTAGCTGGAACCGGAGGCAGTCCGTAGAGGACACTCGCGGTTATTATGGATGGATTGAGAGTTTGCCTATAGATTTAGCTGGTCCACTGGAATGAAGCTCTGATACCCTTGCATTGTATACTAAACAAAACATTATCGTTATTTCTATGAGTATCAGAGGTTCTTATATAATCTTGTCTTCGATCAACACCTTAGCTACTAACAGATACCTAATTTTATCTAATCATTCCAATAACCCCTACCAATGGCTAACCGGCCACAACGTACATATCTACCCTCCTGCCGCTGAACGGAGGAGCTCATCGTACGCCGACATTGGCATGCGACACCGTCCTAGTCGTTGGAGAAGGACGAAGTGCGTTAATAACGGGATTGGCTGGGATTATCACAAAGtttggagacattgaagagGCTGAGGATCCTTTGCTCATGATCTTCGAGGCTGAAACAAGGGATCACTCGGAAATGTATTCCGGCATGTCGAGACGACACAAGGTCGAATGACTCCTCACATCTCGCCCGTAATGCTGGGGAATACTTGGCAGGGAGGATATAGGAGGTTGGATTGAGATATGACTCAATTAGCTATATGCGGTCTAGACTTCATGATtttgccttctcggcctcgtCGACCAACGTTTCGACTTCCTGCTCGGTGAACCGATGGAACAGCTTCTTTGGATCCGAGAGGTCGGCTTCTCCGTTTTCCAATTGACCCTTGACCGATTGAACGTGTAAGACAGGGACGTCGAACTCATACACATCCTTCCAGGGCTTGTTGGTGGGGACCATAATATCTAATTCGGAGTATTCGAAGGGCCGCCGCTTGTGTAATTGAGTTACGGCGTGTTTTGCCGTGTCGCACAGTCCGCAGCCGACACGAGTGAAGAGCGTAACACGAACCGCCTGGGAGAGACGGGCGGCGGTAGGAAACATGgtgagagatgaaagatagCCAAATTAAGCCAGAAGGGCGGACAAAgttgtggtggttgaagGCCGCGAACGGGCGATAGGATCGGGTGGTGATGTCGACCAAACAATAGAGTTAGTTATCGTGCTCTCCGCGCCGAGAAAAATGGAACcttcgagcttctccagactAAGCCGCTTCGAGCCACTTTGGGCGGCAGCTGCGGTGGCAGTATTTCTGCGGCTTTCGATGCGATTTGCCCCCCACCAGCGAAGTTCTTGTCTCATGGACTGAAGCGATTTTACTGTTGCCCGTATAATTCACGTCGAGAAGTGCATTGCGCCCACCCATCGAAAAAATGTCCAAGTGCGTCCACAAGGGTTGCGGGAAGGTCTTCACCGATCCCGAAGAGCCATGCGTCTATCATCCTGGACCACCTGTCTTCCATGAAGGTCAAAAGGGTAAGTTTAAGGACCTTGGTGTCTACGGTGGCCCCTGGGATTCGTTGCATGACACTTCCGTCCTTCCCTGCGGTGCGATCCACCAACGTTGACCCTCGCGTGATCTACAGGCTGGAAATGCTGCAAGCCCCGCGTTCTCACCTTCGATGAATTCCTCGAAATCCCACCCTGTACTACCGGCAAGCATTCGACTGTAGACGATACCCCAGTCGAACCCCCAAAGAAGACAGACCCAGCTGCACCTGAAATAGTTGCACCCCAGCCGGTAACTGCACCTGTCGCAGATAGCGGGGTACCACGGCCGACATACTCGCCCGCTATTGCCCCTCCGTCGAACGCAGCTACGCCCGCCCCCGAAGAATCAGAGTCCGACGACCCATCTCTTGAGATCCCGGCTAACGCCACATGCCGTCGGAAGGGATGCGGCGCCAACTACAACTCGTCCGTGTCgcgggaggaggagaaatgtGTCCATCATCCCGGACAGCCGATTTTCCATGAGGGCAGCAAGGGATGGTCATGCTGTAAGAAGAGGGTTCTGGATTTTGACGATTTCCTGAAGATCGAAGGCTgcaaggagaaaagggggcATCTTTTTGTCGGAAAGGGCAAGCCGGCtggtgaagagaaggtggaaagtGTTAGGTGAGTGAAACCCTCATTTCGTCTTACGAATGGCAATACCTCTTTGGGGAACTTTGTCTTAACCTTCTATGCCTTATATAGGAATGACTTTTACCAAACACCACACTCGGTCAATGTCTCGCTGTACCTTAAGAAGATCGATAAGAACCAGGCTAAGGTCGAGTTCTCCGAGAAGTCGATCGATCTGGACCTCCCCACTACCGATAACAAGCGGTACAAAGATACTTATCAGCTGTTTGCGCCGATTAATCCCGAAAAATCCCAATTCAAGGTGTTGGGCACTAAAATGGAATTGACGCTGTCCAAGGCTGATGGAACGAGCTGGCCAGTCTTGCGGAGCGATGATAAATGGAGTGGAGAGAGGATTCAAATCGGACAGGCTGGACGGGTCTGAGGTTACTATATAGCATAAATGAGACACGGGAAACACATATCTTGCACTAACATGGTTGGATCATGGTATCTGCTAAGCTTCAGAGACATACATTCACTCGTATCGCCAAGACATATTGTGATGGCACTAATTCAGGATTGGTTATATTGACATATGGCCTACTGTGTTGATCGCTCTTTAGCAAGAGGAGCAACTCATTGATGGGACTGAAAGCTGCTGGTAGGGTGGGTTAAGCATGGAGGTTGAGACTGCTTTCTTGTTTAGAAAAAGCATGAGCCCTAAAAAGTGAGAGTGAAAGCTATAGGAGTTTCACAATGCAACACTCATTTGACAAGCACTATGGCTTAACTTGGCTAATGTCAGGATAACGCATCGCGAATTTGTTCGAAACATGCTCGAGACATAAAGCATCCACAGGATGTGTTCGCATGACATTCTCTCATGAGAAGTTACAGATGCTACCTTGTAACACATTGGTAATGAACCAGTATATCAGACATAGCCAATGACATGACGTATTTAAGCGATCAGCAGGCCAACTAGAGCACCTATGATGCTTCAATCGGAACAAGCTACCAATATGTCATTGCCAACAATAGCCAGATACACATGGTATACTTGAAGATTGATCCGAGATGTACACATCTGATCCAAGGTTCAGCATATAAAccccgagaacaagaagtgCCCTGTTCAGCAGCACGTCTACAAGATAGAAGATGTCCAACCATGATTTCACAGTACAGACATAATTTTCTAAAATTGGAATGTCGCGCCTCCTCCACAGCTCAAGCGCCTGGGGCTCTTATCTTGCGAAAAGAATCCCTAGCTAAGCCATAATTTGGAAGTtgaaaaaaggaaagcacaaTTACTCTCCGAAGCCGGGAACGGAAGGAAACCCATCGAGCAAAATCCCACACGGATAACCCTCAGCGTGTCATACATTGTATGAAGCTCCGGTATTGATTTACATATGGTCAATGTAAACCGctactgatgatgaggaaagaaaaaagaaaaaagaaggaaaaattGGCGGCGCCAACGATGGCCTTTTGTAGTCCGCCATGAGTGGAGCCACTAGGACACCTTTGGGACTAGCTAGTTACCGAGAGCAGTAGCTCCTAGGGCTTAGGGTGCAAAAGTCATGTGAGACTGGAGATCTGGGTGATGCCTCAGGCGAGTGCCAAGCGTTGCCAGTCACATGGTTGAGAATCACATGCAAAGTGGTTGAGTGAGCGGTGACCAAAGGGGTTTAGAGTAATACCGGCGTGTACTCCCCGTACCTTACACCCATAACGAGGTTCCCATACCTGTCAACCATCCCTTACTTtaacttcctccttttcaCGGGCAAGGAATGCCAACCACATTCTCCGGAAGAGCTGATCATAGGCTAGTTTTGAGTGCTGACAACTGTCGGTGTTACCCCACAGAAAATTCACATAGGGCGATCGAGTTGTATAAGAATAGGTGCATACGTAGGCTTCGTCCCTGGCATTTCGTCATGGGGGAGGCAATTTCGGATTTACAGCCTGGTAAGGAAACGAGGGGGCGACGGCGCTCGTTGCCTGAGGGGCCTCAGGCTGCGTAGCTTCCAATCATGGCCATGCAAGCACGAGACcaatgttcttcttctcctctttcttctcctctcatGCCGGCTTAATACTActcccccttttttcttctggcttGTGTTCCCTGAGTATTGGTTGCCGGTCAATTTAATACTCTTTAAAATTACGTATATCGTTATCGTTTGCGATCCTTATCGCTCACTAATAATAGGGGAAGCCCTCAGTGAAcggataaaaaaaaaaaaagtgcCACAGGCGCCGTTCAGGTCAGTATACGCTCCAATGctttgtacttttttttttttttacaccTAAGTGATACTGTCGCTGCATACAACTTATCATACACCTCTGGTGAGATTTGCTGACATTCTGGAATCTAGAACTGTTGTAGTTGACCGTTTCTCCATACAGTATCTCGCCCCTCACCCCTTAATAAACGTCCATGATGGGTTCGACATCTGAGCCGAACGGTTGTCCTCTCACGGCGCTGCGCTACATCGCACAGTCATACAACCATGCCGATTCTCAAGCGTCTGCGCTGAGGTTGGTTTTGACCTTGAACCCTCACTGGGAAGGTCCAGAGAACAACATCGAATTCGTGCGCTTCACGGACGGTATAACTAATACTGTGTGTTCCGAACTTgctctgcagcagcagatagAGTCCAAACTATCAAATTCATGGACTAACTGgcttccagcttctcaaAATCATAAATCGCAAGCCTGGCTTGACCGAAGAACAAATAGACAACGAAGCTGTACTGATGAGAGCGTACGGTAACCATACAGAGATTCTTATAGACCGCGAAAGTAAGACAGACTCGGGACATACGccctttctcctttttgcCCATTGCGCCAATGCTGAGTAGATGTCTATAGGAGAAATGAAGTCCCACGCCCTACTTGCCAGCTATGGCCTAGCCCCTTCACTTTTGGCTCGCTTCCAGAATGGCCTGCTCTATAGGTTCATTCGTGGACGCCCCGCCACTCATGAAGATCTAGTGACAGCTTCCATTTGGCGTGGCGTTGCTAGAAGGCTTGGAC is a window from the Aspergillus oryzae RIB40 DNA, chromosome 6 genome containing:
- a CDS encoding uncharacterized protein (Zn2+-binding protein Melusin/RAR1, contains CHORD domain) — encoded protein: MSKCVHKGCGKVFTDPEEPCVYHPGPPVFHEGQKGWKCCKPRVLTFDEFLEIPPCTTGKHSTVDDTPVEPPKKTDPAAPEIVAPQPVTAPVADSGVPRPTYSPAIAPPSNAATPAPEESESDDPSLEIPANATCRRKGCGANYNSSVSREEEKCVHHPGQPIFHEGSKGWSCCKKRVLDFDDFLKIEGCKEKRGHLFVGKGKPAGEEKVESVRNDFYQTPHSVNVSLYLKKIDKNQAKVEFSEKSIDLDLPTTDNKRYKDTYQLFAPINPEKSQFKVLGTKMELTLSKADGTSWPVLRSDDKWSGERIQIGQAGRV
- a CDS encoding uncharacterized protein (predicted protein), with protein sequence MGSTSEPNGCPLTALRYIAQSYNHADSQASALRLVLTLNPHWEGPENNIEFVRFTDGITNTLLKIINRKPGLTEEQIDNEAVLMRAYGNHTEILIDRESKTDSGHTPFLLFAHCANAE